Proteins co-encoded in one Spirosoma endbachense genomic window:
- a CDS encoding M20/M25/M40 family metallo-hydrolase: MHRTFYVPHFRLVLFCIGTAGFLTAFYSNTISLEKAFTRINEEVMQHSRAYETLSDATQQVGHRLTGSPNGTRAETYAFDLLSSYGFKEVRYEPFEVEAWTRDTVTLSVVPNRSDNFREVKVVSLAHSPVEAHVKGEIVDVGNGLEGDFAALKDKLKGKVALVNIGLAAPTKGARNLHRSEKTALAIQYGASGVIMVNLVPGNVLLTGTASVTGKLISIPSVCISYESGQSLRSWMQEEANPLHAVIDMTNTSRKIRARNVIATLKGSKYPDEKIIVGGHLDSWDLATGAIDNGIGSFAIMDIARTFKALKLKPKRTIEFVLFMGEEQGLLGSRAMVENLKKSGQLDKVRYMLNLDMTNDPTGLNAFGRSDMVSFLNTVGETIKRAEPAFANEMQNQAGLHSDHQPFMLEGVPVVGMNGHLAREVLDCYHANCDRITLVNADQLKNTVRYSTMLLFALADADDIPTRRQTDTQTRDYLVTQGLRTPLQIANEWRWKE, from the coding sequence ATGCACCGAACGTTTTACGTGCCCCACTTCCGGCTCGTCCTGTTCTGTATTGGCACTGCCGGTTTCCTGACCGCTTTTTACTCCAACACTATTTCGCTCGAAAAAGCCTTCACACGTATCAATGAGGAGGTTATGCAGCACAGTCGAGCCTATGAAACGCTCTCCGATGCAACGCAGCAGGTAGGTCATCGGCTTACGGGTAGTCCCAACGGCACCCGCGCCGAAACGTATGCTTTTGATCTCCTGTCGTCTTATGGCTTCAAGGAAGTTCGTTACGAGCCTTTTGAGGTCGAAGCCTGGACACGCGACACCGTTACTTTATCGGTTGTGCCGAACCGGAGCGATAATTTTCGGGAAGTAAAGGTTGTGTCGCTGGCACACTCACCCGTTGAGGCCCACGTGAAAGGTGAAATCGTGGATGTCGGCAATGGACTGGAAGGCGATTTTGCGGCCTTAAAAGATAAATTGAAAGGTAAAGTTGCGCTGGTAAACATTGGCCTGGCCGCTCCCACAAAAGGTGCCCGCAACTTACATCGCTCCGAAAAAACAGCACTAGCCATTCAGTATGGGGCTTCGGGGGTGATCATGGTCAACCTTGTTCCGGGAAATGTATTACTGACCGGAACGGCCTCGGTTACGGGTAAACTGATTTCGATCCCATCTGTCTGTATCTCTTACGAAAGCGGACAATCGTTGCGTTCATGGATGCAGGAAGAGGCTAATCCGCTGCATGCTGTTATCGACATGACCAACACGAGTCGTAAGATTCGGGCCCGAAATGTCATTGCTACACTCAAAGGCTCGAAGTATCCTGACGAAAAGATCATTGTCGGTGGACATCTGGACTCCTGGGATCTGGCAACGGGGGCCATTGATAACGGCATCGGTTCATTCGCGATCATGGACATTGCCCGGACGTTCAAAGCACTGAAACTGAAACCCAAGCGTACCATTGAATTTGTTCTCTTTATGGGTGAAGAGCAGGGCCTGCTTGGGTCGCGGGCGATGGTCGAAAATCTAAAAAAAAGCGGGCAACTCGATAAAGTCCGCTATATGTTGAACCTCGATATGACCAATGATCCGACGGGGCTGAATGCGTTTGGTCGTTCCGATATGGTATCGTTTTTGAATACGGTCGGCGAAACGATCAAGCGTGCTGAACCGGCATTTGCCAACGAGATGCAAAATCAGGCCGGACTTCATTCCGATCATCAGCCGTTCATGCTCGAAGGCGTTCCGGTCGTTGGTATGAATGGTCATCTTGCCCGCGAAGTACTGGATTGCTATCATGCTAACTGCGATCGCATTACGCTTGTCAATGCCGACCAGCTGAAAAACACCGTCCGCTACTCAACCATGCTGCTTTTTGCCCTTGCCGATGCCGATGATATTCCGACTCGTCGCCAAACGGATACGCAAACTCGTGATTATCTGGTAACACAGGGCTTACGAACACCCTTGCAGATTGCCAATGAGTGGCGCTGGAAAGAGTAA
- a CDS encoding FtsL-like putative cell division protein — protein MAKNTFREPERVAKQKKQRRRLRMASWLNDFIGLDRLFGEDNSWPIRHIDRILWVTFLLVVYIGLNHNAERLVRRIQRTKTQVDELRSQYTVLQADFMKSGKQSELSKRVAEIGLSDSQNPPHKIVVKSNEH, from the coding sequence ATGGCTAAGAATACATTCCGGGAACCCGAACGGGTTGCTAAACAGAAAAAGCAACGTCGCCGACTCAGAATGGCCTCGTGGCTCAATGATTTCATCGGCTTAGACCGGCTCTTTGGTGAAGACAACTCCTGGCCAATTCGCCATATCGACCGTATTTTATGGGTTACTTTTCTGCTCGTTGTTTATATTGGCTTAAACCATAATGCAGAACGTCTTGTGCGCCGAATTCAGCGTACCAAAACGCAGGTAGATGAATTACGGTCGCAGTATACTGTTTTGCAGGCCGATTTTATGAAGAGCGGAAAACAGTCTGAACTTAGCAAGCGTGTGGCCGAAATAGGATTATCCGACAGCCAAAATCCACCCCATAAAATCGTCGTCAAGAGCAATGAACATTAA